A part of Campylobacter ureolyticus ACS-301-V-Sch3b genomic DNA contains:
- a CDS encoding aryl-sulfate sulfotransferase, producing the protein MKKILSSVLVAGLLVSAGVTTSFAIGGASGAATDYVVQGKIGELVVNPYDIAPLTAVIKNGGYTIKDVTVRIVPKKDGQEIKYKVADGELKTHGGIPVFGLYPDYVNTVEVEYTRTYKGADEKIKEDYKIYTAPVFGDVSGMRGQKGVFFDEIKVTKPATEKFKDRLYFVNNFQPKTGKGTKVVWNNPTGGALEWNYTPQIFILDTKGEIRWYMEPSKIYNLKSAFHAGVMMGFKQNDDGDITWGYGQRYAKYDIMGREIFNRELPAGYVDFSHSMDDSPNGHYFLRVANANLKRNDGKNVRTVRDVIVEVDQNGQVVDDWRLYEILDPYRDNVLKVLDQGAVCLNIDAKAGGHTLSDEELAKLDDNDQFGDIVGSGPGRNWAHVNSVDHDAEDDSIILSSRHQNAIIKIGRDKQVKWILGNPVGWSDKFKDKLLTPVDSKGNKISCGDDGAKCPGYESDKGGFDYTWTQHTAFKIDEKSKGDIIYVSAFDNGDSRGMEQPALPTMKYSRAVIYKIDQKKMTVEQVWEYGKDRGFDWYSSVTSLTEYQADKNSVMVYSAVAGMQFDIATGNPTGLPSPHINEFEWGAKEPSIEIVMKNAMGYQAWPFSIEKALSK; encoded by the coding sequence ATGAAAAAAATTCTTAGTTCAGTTTTAGTTGCTGGGTTGCTTGTATCAGCTGGAGTGACAACTTCATTTGCAATAGGCGGAGCAAGTGGCGCTGCGACTGATTATGTAGTTCAAGGAAAGATTGGTGAGTTAGTTGTAAATCCTTACGATATAGCTCCACTAACAGCTGTTATTAAAAATGGCGGATATACAATAAAAGATGTAACCGTTAGAATCGTGCCAAAAAAAGATGGTCAAGAGATCAAATACAAAGTAGCAGATGGCGAGCTTAAAACTCATGGTGGAATTCCTGTTTTTGGGCTTTATCCTGATTATGTAAATACAGTTGAAGTTGAATACACAAGGACATATAAAGGTGCTGATGAGAAGATAAAAGAGGATTATAAAATTTATACCGCTCCTGTTTTTGGCGATGTTAGCGGTATGAGAGGTCAAAAAGGTGTATTTTTTGATGAGATCAAAGTTACAAAACCTGCAACTGAGAAATTCAAAGATAGACTTTATTTTGTAAATAACTTCCAACCAAAGACTGGAAAAGGCACAAAAGTTGTATGGAATAACCCAACAGGTGGAGCGCTAGAGTGGAACTATACTCCTCAAATTTTTATCCTTGATACAAAAGGCGAAATTAGATGGTATATGGAGCCAAGCAAAATTTACAACCTCAAATCAGCATTCCACGCTGGCGTTATGATGGGCTTTAAGCAAAATGATGATGGCGATATAACTTGGGGTTATGGTCAAAGATATGCAAAATATGACATCATGGGAAGAGAGATCTTTAACAGAGAGCTTCCTGCTGGATATGTTGATTTTTCACACTCAATGGATGATAGCCCAAATGGCCACTACTTCTTAAGAGTTGCTAATGCAAACCTAAAAAGAAATGATGGCAAAAATGTTCGAACCGTAAGAGATGTTATAGTTGAAGTTGATCAAAACGGTCAAGTTGTTGATGACTGGAGACTTTATGAAATCCTTGATCCTTATAGAGACAATGTCCTAAAAGTGCTTGATCAAGGTGCAGTTTGTCTAAATATCGATGCAAAAGCTGGTGGCCATACATTAAGCGATGAAGAGCTAGCAAAGCTTGATGACAATGATCAATTTGGCGATATCGTAGGAAGCGGACCAGGAAGAAACTGGGCACACGTAAACTCAGTTGATCACGATGCTGAAGATGATAGCATTATACTTTCATCAAGACATCAAAATGCAATTATTAAGATAGGTAGAGATAAACAAGTTAAATGGATTTTAGGAAACCCAGTTGGCTGGAGTGATAAATTTAAAGATAAGCTTTTAACTCCAGTTGATAGCAAAGGTAATAAAATTTCTTGCGGTGATGATGGCGCAAAATGCCCAGGATATGAGAGTGATAAAGGTGGCTTTGACTACACTTGGACACAACATACTGCATTTAAAATCGATGAGAAAAGCAAAGGCGATATCATCTATGTAAGTGCATTTGATAATGGCGATAGCCGTGGTATGGAGCAACCTGCACTTCCAACTATGAAATACTCACGTGCAGTAATCTATAAAATAGATCAAAAGAAGATGACAGTTGAGCAAGTTTGGGAATATGGAAAAGATAGAGGATTTGACTGGTATAGCTCAGTTACAAGCCTAACAGAGTATCAAGCTGACAAAAACTCAGTTATGGTTTATTCAGCAGTTGCTGGAATGCAGTTTGACATAGCAACAGGAAATCCAACAGGTCTTCCAAGCCCACATATTAACGAGTTTGAATGGGGTGCAAAAGAGCCTAGTATCGAGATCGTTATGAAAAATGCAATGGGTTATCAAGCATGGCCATTTAGCATTGAAAAGGCATTAAGCAAATAA
- a CDS encoding aryl-sulfate sulfotransferase, which translates to MKKILSSVLVAGMLISVGVTTASAIGGASGAKTDWQTQGKLGAVKLNPYGLTPLTAIIMNNGYVLSDVSVKVLPKENGQTISYQVDNQVLKTYGGIPIFGLYPAYKNQVEVTYTKSAVGFQDEKITETYQITTGPVGLTPSGLMTQTGMPFETVKVEKADKEFSDRLYLINNAPGKMPGRSSQAVWNNPMGGALEWNDSSSVFIVDTKGEVRWYFDSDKMLDPGNIYRTGIQMGFRQDIDGALAWGFGQRYVKYDLMGREIFNRQLPLGYNDFSHSLNNAQNGNYLLRVGSSNTKRPDGKNVRTVRDTIVEVDKNGNVVDDWRLYEILDPYRKDVILSLDQGAVCLNIDASMAGQTLSNEDLAKMDADNNFGDIAGTGIGRNWAHVNSVDYDPNDDSIVISSRHQSAMIKIGRDKQVKWIVGAHKGWGEKFKDKLLQPVDNKGNKIVCEDEYSKCPGYENEKGGFDWTWTQHTAFIIDSKTNKDILYLAAFDNGDGRGLEQPALSSMKYSRAVVYKIDQKNMTIEQVWEYGKDRGADWFSAVTSLTEYHDDKDSLVVYSATAGMQFDLSKGVPVGDPAPELMEFKWGETTPSVQIKFTGTGIGYQAMPISLEKAFGKTK; encoded by the coding sequence ATGAAAAAAATTCTTAGTTCAGTCTTAGTTGCTGGAATGCTTATTTCAGTGGGAGTTACAACAGCATCAGCAATTGGTGGTGCAAGTGGAGCAAAAACGGATTGGCAAACACAAGGAAAACTTGGCGCTGTAAAGCTAAATCCTTACGGACTTACTCCATTAACTGCGATTATTATGAACAATGGTTATGTTTTAAGTGATGTATCGGTTAAAGTTTTACCAAAAGAAAATGGTCAAACTATAAGCTATCAAGTAGATAATCAAGTTTTAAAAACATACGGCGGGATTCCTATCTTTGGTCTTTATCCAGCGTATAAAAATCAAGTTGAGGTAACTTATACAAAATCAGCCGTTGGTTTTCAAGATGAAAAAATAACCGAAACATATCAAATTACAACTGGTCCAGTTGGACTAACTCCATCAGGACTTATGACACAAACTGGAATGCCATTTGAAACTGTAAAGGTTGAAAAAGCAGATAAAGAGTTTTCAGATAGGCTTTATCTTATAAATAACGCACCTGGCAAAATGCCTGGACGAAGCTCACAAGCTGTTTGGAATAACCCAATGGGTGGAGCATTAGAGTGGAATGACTCATCATCTGTATTTATCGTGGATACAAAAGGCGAAGTCAGATGGTATTTTGACTCAGATAAAATGCTAGATCCTGGCAATATCTACCGCACAGGTATCCAAATGGGATTTAGACAAGATATTGATGGAGCTTTGGCGTGGGGCTTTGGTCAAAGATATGTTAAATATGATTTAATGGGACGAGAAATTTTCAACCGCCAACTTCCGCTTGGATATAATGACTTCTCACACTCTTTAAACAATGCTCAAAATGGTAACTACCTACTTCGTGTTGGCTCATCAAACACAAAACGCCCTGATGGTAAAAATGTTAGAACTGTTAGAGATACGATTGTAGAAGTTGATAAAAACGGAAATGTTGTGGATGATTGGAGACTTTATGAAATTTTAGATCCATATAGAAAAGATGTTATTTTATCGCTTGATCAAGGTGCGGTTTGTCTAAACATAGACGCAAGTATGGCAGGTCAAACTCTAAGCAATGAAGATTTAGCTAAAATGGATGCTGATAATAACTTTGGTGATATAGCAGGAACTGGGATTGGTAGAAACTGGGCTCATGTAAATTCAGTTGATTATGATCCAAACGATGACAGTATCGTTATTTCAAGTCGTCATCAAAGTGCGATGATAAAAATCGGCAGAGATAAGCAAGTTAAATGGATAGTTGGAGCTCACAAAGGCTGGGGGGAAAAATTTAAAGACAAATTATTACAACCAGTTGATAACAAAGGTAACAAAATCGTTTGCGAAGATGAATATTCAAAATGTCCTGGATATGAAAATGAAAAAGGCGGATTTGACTGGACTTGGACACAACATACCGCATTTATCATTGATAGCAAGACAAATAAAGATATTCTATATCTAGCAGCATTTGATAATGGCGATGGCAGAGGCTTGGAACAACCTGCACTTTCATCTATGAAATACTCACGTGCAGTTGTTTATAAAATAGATCAAAAAAATATGACTATTGAACAAGTTTGGGAATATGGCAAAGATAGAGGAGCTGATTGGTTTAGTGCAGTTACAAGCTTAACAGAATACCACGATGATAAAGATTCTTTGGTTGTATATTCAGCAACTGCTGGAATGCAATTTGACCTTTCAAAAGGTGTTCCGGTTGGCGATCCTGCACCTGAATTAATGGAATTTAAATGGGGTGAAACAACTCCTAGCGTTCAAATCAAATTTACAGGCACAGGAATTGGCTATCAAGCAATGCCAATTAGTCTTGAAAAGGCGTTTGGTAAAACAAAATAA
- a CDS encoding aryl-sulfate sulfotransferase: MKKILSSVLVAGMLISVGVTTSLAMGGPTGPKTDWQIQGKIGSVKLNPYELTPLTAVIMNGGYNLSNIEVTIVPKENGQTIKYKVDENRAKTYGGIPIFGLYPSYLNTVKVSYTKESFGKTETVKDEEYKILTSGISLQPTGYTSQRGVPFEKVNVLKVEDEFKDRLYLVNNAPGKSIGKSSNSVWNNPMGGAMEWDEESSAFIVDTKGEIRWFFDNDKLMDWHNIYNRGLMMGFHQNNDGSLTWGFGQRYVKYDLMGKESFNRQLPLGYIDFSHAMDDMQNGNYLLRVASANTLRPDGKNVRTVRDVIIEVNQDGDVVDEWKLFEILDPYRSDVIKALDQGAVCLNIDASMAGKTLSDEDLAKMDESNDFGDIAGTGIGRNWAHVNSVDYDPTDDSIILSSRHQSAMIKIGRDKKVKWIAGAHKGWNDKFKDKLLQPVDSKGNKIVCEDGYSKCPGYLNENGGFDWTWTQHTAWRIDEKSDKRYIYISVFDNGDARGIEQPALSTMKYSRAVVYKIDQEKMTIEQIWEYGKNRGNEWFSPVTSLTEYHADKDSIVVYSATAGMSFDLNSGVSVGEPKPEIDEFKWGAKEPSVQIQFIGTDAGYQAMPISLEKAFGKTK; this comes from the coding sequence ATGAAAAAAATTCTTAGTTCAGTTTTAGTTGCTGGTATGCTTATATCAGTAGGAGTTACAACATCTTTAGCAATGGGTGGTCCAACTGGTCCAAAGACCGATTGGCAAATACAGGGAAAAATAGGAAGCGTTAAACTAAATCCTTATGAACTAACCCCACTAACTGCTGTTATTATGAATGGTGGGTATAATTTAAGCAATATTGAAGTTACAATTGTCCCAAAAGAAAACGGACAAACAATAAAGTATAAAGTTGATGAAAATAGAGCTAAAACATACGGCGGAATTCCAATTTTTGGTCTTTACCCAAGCTACTTAAATACCGTAAAAGTAAGCTACACAAAAGAAAGTTTTGGAAAAACTGAAACAGTAAAAGATGAAGAGTACAAGATTTTAACTTCCGGCATAAGCTTGCAACCTACTGGATATACATCACAAAGAGGTGTTCCTTTTGAAAAAGTTAATGTTTTAAAAGTAGAAGATGAGTTTAAAGATAGGCTTTATTTGGTAAATAATGCTCCAGGAAAAAGCATTGGAAAAAGCTCAAATTCAGTATGGAACAACCCTATGGGTGGAGCTATGGAATGGGATGAAGAATCAAGTGCATTTATCGTTGATACAAAAGGTGAAATTAGATGGTTTTTTGATAATGACAAACTAATGGACTGGCACAATATCTACAATCGTGGACTTATGATGGGCTTTCACCAAAACAATGATGGCTCACTTACTTGGGGATTTGGACAAAGGTATGTGAAATATGATCTTATGGGTAAAGAGAGCTTTAACCGCCAACTACCACTTGGCTACATTGACTTTTCACACGCGATGGACGATATGCAAAATGGAAACTATCTCTTAAGAGTAGCTTCAGCAAACACACTTCGCCCTGATGGCAAAAATGTCAGAACTGTAAGAGACGTTATAATTGAAGTAAATCAAGATGGTGATGTGGTTGATGAGTGGAAATTATTTGAAATTTTAGATCCATATAGAAGCGATGTTATAAAAGCTCTAGATCAAGGTGCGGTTTGTCTAAATATCGATGCAAGTATGGCTGGAAAAACACTAAGCGATGAAGATCTGGCAAAAATGGATGAAAGTAATGATTTTGGAGATATCGCCGGAACTGGGATTGGTAGAAACTGGGCGCATGTAAACTCAGTTGATTATGACCCAACAGATGATAGCATTATACTTTCAAGTCGCCACCAAAGCGCTATGATAAAGATTGGTCGTGATAAAAAAGTTAAATGGATAGCTGGAGCACATAAAGGCTGGAATGATAAATTTAAAGATAAACTTTTACAGCCAGTTGATAGCAAAGGAAATAAAATCGTTTGTGAAGATGGGTATTCAAAATGTCCTGGGTATCTAAATGAAAATGGCGGTTTTGACTGGACTTGGACACAACACACTGCTTGGAGAATAGATGAAAAGTCAGATAAAAGATATATTTATATAAGCGTTTTTGATAACGGAGATGCAAGAGGTATCGAGCAACCAGCACTTTCAACTATGAAATATAGCCGTGCGGTAGTTTATAAAATAGACCAAGAAAAAATGACAATCGAACAAATTTGGGAATATGGTAAAAATCGCGGCAACGAATGGTTTAGTCCGGTTACTAGCTTAACAGAATATCACGCCGATAAAGATAGTATTGTTGTTTATAGTGCAACTGCTGGAATGAGTTTTGATCTAAATTCAGGAGTTAGCGTTGGAGAGCCAAAGCCTGAAATTGATGAGTTTAAATGGGGTGCAAAGGAGCCTTCTGTTCAAATTCAGTTTATTGGAACAGATGCTGGTTATCAAGCAATGCCAATTAGTCTTGAAAAGGCGTTTGGTAAAACAAAATAA